One window of the Janthinobacterium sp. PAMC25594 genome contains the following:
- a CDS encoding glycine zipper domain-containing protein, translating into MKAPIIAVALLATLAGCAVQPNSANVYNARQAQNEQSVRMGTVESVRQVTIDKGETGTGVLAGAALGGVAGSAVGGGKGAIAASILGAVAGGMAGKSIEENASNKAGLEITVRLDNGDMRAIVQDADELFRPGERVRLLSDGRKTRVTH; encoded by the coding sequence ATGAAAGCACCAATTATTGCAGTGGCATTGCTCGCCACCCTGGCCGGCTGCGCCGTACAACCGAACTCGGCGAATGTGTACAACGCGCGCCAGGCACAGAATGAACAATCGGTTCGCATGGGCACGGTTGAATCCGTGCGCCAGGTCACCATCGACAAGGGCGAAACGGGCACGGGCGTGCTGGCTGGCGCGGCACTGGGCGGCGTGGCCGGTTCCGCAGTCGGCGGCGGCAAGGGCGCCATCGCGGCCAGCATCCTCGGCGCGGTTGCCGGCGGCATGGCCGGCAAGAGCATCGAAGAGAATGCCTCGAACAAGGCCGGCCTGGAAATCACCGTGCGCCTGGACAATGGCGACATGCGCGCCATCGTGCAGGACGCGGACGAACTGTTCCGCCCGGGCGAGCGCGTGCGCCTGCTGTCCGATGGCCGCAAGACCCGCGTCACGCATTGA
- a CDS encoding DUF962 domain-containing protein produces MRTIDTLLAQYGESHRNHVNEWVHIVCVPLIVFSLLGLLWSAHPSVALLGGILALYYYYKLSRPFAAGMLLMLAIMLGLLLLMPALTILPVSLALFVLAWIGQFIGHQIEGKKPSFLDDVRFLLVGPLFVLGFLYRRLRLAY; encoded by the coding sequence ATGCGCACCATCGATACCCTGCTGGCCCAGTATGGCGAAAGCCACCGCAACCACGTCAATGAATGGGTGCACATCGTGTGCGTGCCGCTGATCGTTTTCAGTCTGCTGGGGCTGCTGTGGAGCGCGCATCCCAGCGTGGCGCTGCTCGGCGGTATTCTCGCCTTATACTATTATTACAAGCTGTCGCGTCCGTTTGCGGCAGGCATGCTGCTGATGCTGGCCATCATGCTGGGCCTGCTGCTACTCATGCCGGCGCTGACCATTCTGCCCGTGTCGCTGGCGCTATTCGTGCTGGCCTGGATAGGCCAGTTCATCGGCCACCAGATCGAAGGCAAGAAACCGTCGTTCCTCGACGATGTGCGCTTTTTGCTCGTGGGTCCGCTGTTCGTGCTGGGATTTTTATACCGGCGCCTGCGGCTGGCGTACTGA